The Chanos chanos chromosome 6, fChaCha1.1, whole genome shotgun sequence genome includes a region encoding these proteins:
- the nars2 gene encoding asparaginyl-tRNA synthetase, producing the protein MLPAKLLRAPAVSTAWIYQCMSICRRRYCSKSPEKLRICDALASQHIGSSIRIQGWVRSVRPQKDNLFLHVNDGSSLQPLQVVASSQLNSRDLTFGCAVDITGYLEKSPNKKQNVELQAHEITVIGECNPVDFPFKIKERHSLEYIRQFPHLRCRTNAFSSLLRIRSEATSAMQAFFREKGFVQIHTPVITSNDCEGAGELFQVEPAGQEKRHEEANPYFFSVPAFLTVSGQLHLEVMSGAFPAVYTFGPTFRAENSQSRRHLAEFYMVEAEIAFTQSLEDIMKVMEDLFKASTEHLLSKCTEDVDLFHKYVAPGHREQVDAMMKRKFIVITYTEAIDILNRSSQQFAFNTEWGCDLQTEHEKYLVKHCGNTPVFVTDYPYDLKPFYARDNLDEPQHTAAAVDLLVPGVGELCGGSLREERLEFLRSRLAKLGLEETYEWYLQLRQFGSVPHGGFGMGFERYLQCVLGIDNIKDTIPFARFSHSCLL; encoded by the exons ATGCTACCAGCCAAATTATTACGAGCTCCTGCTGTATCGACAGCTTGGATTTATCAGTGCATGTCAATCTGTCGGCGGCGATACTGCAGCAAATCTCCAGAGAAGCTCAGAATATGCGATGCATTAGCGAGTCAACATATAGGATCGAGTATAAGAATACAG GGTTGGGTACGCTCCGTTAGACCGCAGAAAGATAATCTCTTCCTCCACGTAAATGATGGGAGTTCACTCCAACCTCTCCAAGTGGTTGCCAGCTCACAGCTAAACAGCAG AGACCTGACGTTTGGCTGCGCTGTCGATATCACAGGGTACCTTGAGAAGAGTCCAAATAAGAAACAGAATGTCGAGCTGCAGGCCCATGAAATCACTGTAATTGGAGAGTGCAATCCTGTG GACTTTCCCTTCAAGATCAAAGAACGACATTCTCTAGAATATATCAGGCAGTTTCCCCACCTCAGGTGCAGGACAAATGCCTTCAGTTCCTTGCTTAGGATACGGAGTGAGGCTACCTCTGCCATGCAGGCGTTTTTCAGG GAAAAAGGATTTGTGCAGATCCACACACCAGTGATCACATCCAACGATTGTGAAGGAGCAGGGGAGTTGTTCCAGGTTGAG CCTGCAGGTCAAGAAAAGAGACACGAGGAAGCAAACCCATATTTCTTTTCGGTTCCTGCATTCCTCACTGTCTCAGGGCAGCTGCACCTAGAAGTGATGTCAGG ggcTTTCCCAGCTGTCTACACATTTGGACCAACATTCAGAGCAGAGAACTCTCAGAGCAGAAGACATCTGGCTGAATTTTACATGGTAGAAGCAGAAATTGCTTTCACGCAATCACTGGAGGACATTATGAAG GTCATGGAGGACCTGTTCAAGGCCAGCACAGAGCATTTGCTCTCCAAGTGCACAGAGGATGTGGATTTGTTTCACAAGTATGTGGCACCTGGACACAGG GAACAGGTGGATGCCATGATGAAGAGAAAATTTATCGT AATTACCTACACTGAAGCTATAGACATCCTAAATCGCAGTTCACAGCAATTCGCTTTCAACACCGAG TGGGGTTGTGACCTACAAACAGAGCATGAGAAGTACCTGGTGAAGCATTGTGGGAACACTCCTGTCTTTGTCACTGACTATCCATACGACCTGAAGCCTTTCTACGCACGGGACAACCTGGATGAGCCTCAGCACACG GCAGCAGCAGTGGACCTCTTAGTGCCAGGGGTTGGTGAACTGTGTGGGGGGtctttgagagaggagaggctggAGTTTCTGAGATCTCGACTGGCTAA gcttgGACTGGAAGAAACCTATGAATG GTATTTGCAGCTGAGGCAGTTTGGCTCTGTACCGCATGGTGGATTTGGGATGGGATTTGAAAGATACCTGCAGTGTGTTTTAGGGATTGACAACATCAAAGATACAATCCCGTTTGCAAGGTTTTCACACTCTTGCCTTTTATAA